The stretch of DNA AGATGCGCTTTATCTGAAGGATCACATGTCTTGGCATCTCATGACCATGAAGAAATGTGCACACTATGCACAAGAGTGCACAGACCCTGAGATTAGACAAGCGCTAGATCAGGCAGGACGTATGCATCAAAAACATTATCAAATGCTCTTAAAGCATTGTCAAAATAACAACACAGCTGAAATGGCTAAGGTGCCTCAACCAAAACCAGGTCAGCAGCAACAACAAGGGCAACAACAAAACCAACAAAACCAGCAGCAAATGCAGTAAGGAGGAGCAACATGAACCAAAATCAACAGAACATGGGACAACAAGGTCAAGGGCAACAGAGCCAACAGAGCCAACAAAGTCAGCAGGGCCAAAATCCGAATCAGATCAAAAATGCTCAGTCGAGTATGTTACCCAAAGTGAAGGGGCCAGAAATGAACGACCGTGACCGTGTGAATGATGTACTCGCTACAGAGAAATATCTGATAACAGTAGCGAATATAGCCGCTTGGGAATCTAGTCACTCAGAGCTACACCAGGATGCTGTCTCTATCTGCCAAGAGCTCCAAGAGTGTCACCGTGACCTGTTTAACTTGATGTTCAAAAAGGGATGGTACAAGCTAGAAGCTGAAGAGCAACAGAAGCTTGATCAAGCCTATAAGCAATTCTCAAACTACTCAACGCAGTTTCCGTACACGACCCAGGCACATTAGTAACATATTCTCCTAACGTTTAAAAAGCGGATTCCGTCATGAGTGACAGAATCCGCTCTAAATTTATGATATTTTTATGTCGTCCTTTAGTCTTCGGTATGTGGCGTCATCACATATGACATATAATTGGGCGTCATCTGGAATAGGTTCATCTAAGCGCTGGATAATCGTAAAGTCATGATGGTCGGAAATGAGGTTAGCGCCCATATTCTTCAGTGCTTCAAAGGCGTCGTGATACGTGTACCATTCCGGGTCTCTTCTAATCTCCCACAGGTTAACCCCGTGCTTGTGACTTAACAGCTGCATAAACAGTCTCGTTGACCCTTTATGTAGGGCTGATTTGGCCATAAGGTCGGAGAATGCTTCATTGGATAATACAAATTCATCCACATTGGCATGTTTGAAATTTGGGATGTGCTTTTCTCTAATAATTTCGACGATGGTGTAGATTTGTCTCCCTTCTTTTCGGGCATAGCTTTCTATACTCGACACAATGAGCAGTGAGCGTCCATCCGCTGAGACCTCGTCTGTGACAGGATCAGAAGCAAAAACGAGGACTGCTTCGGCATCAAGTACACTTGCTTTTTCTAATGTCTTGACTTCAGTCGCATCTCCTTGGATGTAATGGATACGGGGATGTGATACAGGTGACCGGTTTTTCGTATCAATGAGGACAATATGTGCCTCCTCCTTAGATATGAGGATTTCATATATGGTTGTTTTCGCTTTTTTTGACCACCCAACGACAACGAACTGTGATTTCCCTCTGAATTGCAACCTTCCCTCTTCCTTCCATTTTCTACGTAATTCGAAAAACTCTACTATTTTCCCTAAGATAATCCCAATTAAGCCTATCCCCACTAAATAAAGAATCAGTGTATAAATCTTACCGATCGTGGTTTCTGGAACAAAGTCCCCGTAACCGGTTGTGGTCACCGTTGTCATGACATACCAAAAAGCAATAAAAGGGGTATTGAACATCTCAGGTTCTAAATAGTGTAAAAAGTAGGCACTAAAAACGAAAAACACGATAGCCATAAGGATAAGTCTCCGATTTTTTACTTTGACTGCCTGTTTCATTAGCTCAAACATGTTTTTCCTGTCCTCCGAACTAGTCTCTCCACTTAGTATGGGCCAATACCGTTCAATCTCAAACCTATACAACGCTAATATTTAAAACATCCTGTAGAGCAACCCAAGTATTCCCTTCATCGTTGGATAGCTTCAATTGTCCTTTGTGCACATCCACTTTGGCTATTGCGCCTGTCAGCGTCTGCGTCTCGAATGGATCGTAAAGCTCAACCACAACGGTATGATTTGCACACATGGCTGCATGGATCACCTGTGATAACGTCTCAAGGTGTTGCGCGTCTAGGAGTGGCTTTTCTTTCTTCGTATGCTGTTGACGGTACTTCACCATTTTTCCCTTATGTTCGGGCAGCATCATACGACTCGATTCCCAAAGTAAATTGTGTCCAGGTGTGAGCTTGTTGATTTTCAATGATCTCTCTCCTTTGCTGTACTGCTAATACTTTATCTAGCTGAAAGGTTCTATGTTTGTGACGTAGCAGACAAAAGGCTTCCACGTGTTCTTCTCCTACTGTTTTGACGAAAATTGTCCGTTGGGTTATATTTTGACGTTGATCCATATACATGATATCGACGGGGACGTGTTTCTCATGGGCCTTTTCTAACAAATGGCGAATATCCGTCTTCACTGCCTATCCCTCCGATTTTCTAGTCACTTCGTCGTTACGAACCGACAATAAGAACGTTCGTTCTTTCTTTTCTCATTATATGCGAACGAACGTTCTTTATTCAATCAGAAAAAAATTCCACATATGTCGTGGAAAGGTTAGAACGTTCAATTTTTTTCCCTCGTTTGTTTAAT from Caldalkalibacillus salinus encodes:
- a CDS encoding spore coat protein, producing the protein MLPKVKGPEMNDRDRVNDVLATEKYLITVANIAAWESSHSELHQDAVSICQELQECHRDLFNLMFKKGWYKLEAEEQQKLDQAYKQFSNYSTQFPYTTQAH
- a CDS encoding ion channel encodes the protein MFELMKQAVKVKNRRLILMAIVFFVFSAYFLHYLEPEMFNTPFIAFWYVMTTVTTTGYGDFVPETTIGKIYTLILYLVGIGLIGIILGKIVEFFELRRKWKEEGRLQFRGKSQFVVVGWSKKAKTTIYEILISKEEAHIVLIDTKNRSPVSHPRIHYIQGDATEVKTLEKASVLDAEAVLVFASDPVTDEVSADGRSLLIVSSIESYARKEGRQIYTIVEIIREKHIPNFKHANVDEFVLSNEAFSDLMAKSALHKGSTRLFMQLLSHKHGVNLWEIRRDPEWYTYHDAFEALKNMGANLISDHHDFTIIQRLDEPIPDDAQLYVICDDATYRRLKDDIKIS
- a CDS encoding YolD-like family protein — translated: MKINKLTPGHNLLWESSRMMLPEHKGKMVKYRQQHTKKEKPLLDAQHLETLSQVIHAAMCANHTVVVELYDPFETQTLTGAIAKVDVHKGQLKLSNDEGNTWVALQDVLNISVV